Below is a window of Podarcis muralis chromosome 5, rPodMur119.hap1.1, whole genome shotgun sequence DNA.
ttgcgtattgcccttcatccgtagatctcagggtggttcacaacataaaaatacaagataaaaacacacacacaaaatacataataaaaactagAACAGAAACATAGCTAACAGAACCAAATTGTTAATAACAGCATCAACAAAAGCACATCTCCACCAAACACAAACAAATGAGAAGAGGTTGATATTTATTTTCCACAGGGGGCAAAATGTATTTACCTCAGAAAGCATGCCTGTTGCAGGCAAATGAGATTTCCCAGCATTTTTCTCACATTACTTTGCAGCTAGGAAATGCAGTTTCTCTCCAGAGTTAGCATACTGGGTGCTCTGTGGGGTGGGTCAGGGTAGATGTCGCAGACACCTATTTGCCAGTGCCTGTGACATCACTGCCAACGAGGGACACAACTTCCTGCACTCGTaccattttgtaatattgtaatatTTAAAGACGTTCTTTGCTTCTTTAGGAACTGAGCAATTTCCCataatgtgtgggggggggggacttttcacCGGTTCTGTCCCATTTATAGAACATCTTACTCAGACAAGGGAGGGGATGCACCAGTTTTCAACCAGAATCAAGATTTCTTGATTCTCTGAGTCTTTTAGTGGTTGATTTTAATGCTGTGCTTATTGAATTCTGCTTCAACAAATTTTAATAACTTAATCTtagtttgcattttattattgCTGATTATTTGTCTGGACTTTTACGACCATCTTGATGCTTGTTCCAAGCCATTTTAGTAGAAAAGTGACAAAGAACATTTTCAGCTGAATAAATAACAGGTTTGCAAACACATATTTGTCATGCATGCAGTTTTATGCTGGGCTTGGAAAGAAAGTAGCCAGTCAGGAATTATATTGGATTGATTTTCTaaatattatttacttatttacattTATTAGATGGTAACTGGCCCAacgtcaccctgtgagcttcatggctgagtggggattcaaaccctgctgtcccaggtcctagtccagaactctaaccattacgccacactggctctgtgggaGTCAGCTGAGTCAGAAATAAGCACTGTGCCAAGGAGCAGAGTAGGCACAAGATGACCCAAGTGAAGGCCTATCAAATCCAGCACCCTTTTCCtcccagatgcttctgggaagccagaAGCAGGAAGTGAGGGCAGTGGCTCTTTCCTGCTGTACTTTCCGTGCTCTGAAAGCCTGTTGAGATATTTGCTAAACctcaaaggtccttatagttaaagctatggttttcccagtagtgatgtatggaagtgagagctggaccataaagaaggctgatcgccgaagaattgatgcttttgaattgtggtgctggaggagactcttgagagtcccatggactgcaagaagatcaaacctatccattcttaaggaaatcagccctgagtgctcactggaaggacagatcctgaagctgagactccaatactttggccacctcatgagaagagaagactccctggaaaagaccctgatgctgggaaagatggagggcgcaaggagaaggggacggcagaggacgagatggttggatagtgttctcgaagctaccagcatgagtttgaccaaactgcgggaggcaatggaagacaggagtgcctggcgtgctctggtccatggggtcatgaagagtcagacacaactaaatggctaaacaactgGTGCTGGAAAACTGATAGAGAACCAGAAAAATTGTGTTACTTCATAACAGTCTTGGCAGGCTTCAGCTTCTATTGACTTCTGGAGTGCTGGGCTAGGTTTTCCCTCGGCCTGGCCACTTCACATGTTGTGTTGGGTTCTCTGCCGTGAAAAGGGCCACCTTATGCCCTTTGACACTGGCCCAGCAAGATGCCTTCCAGACTGAGGAAGACCAAGAAACCGAGGGGTCGTGTTAGCCATGGCCACAGCCGTATCGGCAAACACAGGAAGCATCCCAGAGGCCGTGATAATGCTGGAGGTTTGCACCACCACAGAATTAATTTTGACAAATATCATCCTGGTTATTTTGGGAAAGTTGGTATGAGGCATTACCAGAACTTCAGTCCTACAGTGAATCTGGATAAACTCTGGACACTTGTTAGTGAGCAGACAAGACTCAAAATTCTTCAGCAGAAAGGCGGAAGAGAAAATCAAAGAAGTTGGTGGTGCCTGTGTGTTAGTGGCATAAAGGATTTTCTATGTATCCAGCTGTGTATTCATAAAAAAGGGGCCACCTTATtagctagtgcaggggtctgcaacccgcggctccggagctgcatgtggctcttttacacctttgccgcggctctggggcggatactagcgaggggaggaggcgcattgtgcaccccgacactccccactgtggcgggcgctgtactggctgtgacgtcacatgggggctgtgcgtgcattagtcacgcaccgtcccgacgtcacctttccgcccgcccgcccgctacattgtaaggggcatgtacgctggtcactgcattgaaagggggcatgtacgctggtcactgttttgaaggggagtgaagaacacacacacacaaaaaggtaacttgttaatttaacgtttatttctatgaggaggagtaattctgaggggtcaaacaaagaaataataaaaaagtgacaaaaaggttatttttataatgatgagttttgcggctcccagtttttcttttcttcagaaacgggtccaagtggctctttttgtcttaaaggttgcagacccctgggctagtggTTTGAGCAGTGGGGCCATGTGGCAAAGAGATGGGACCACTCTCCCAGCTCACACTGAAATGGGGAGTGAGGGGGTGTGACGTTCCCTGCCTGTCATCCTACCAACTAGGAGGGAAAGGTGGCTTGTGAAGCTTAGCTTCCTGTAAGGACGTCAGCTGCTTTCATCTTATTAGTTCCTCCTGCCTTCCCTCATGACAATGTGAGTTTAATTTTCTTTCTGAAGATGATGGATCTGTTGTTTTCACCCTATTCTCCCCTTCTTTCCGGATGGATTTATTGCCTGTTGTGAGCGGCTATTGATATAGTTTGCCGAGGTTTTTAAGCTACTTTGAAAACACAAATTAAAATGAATAGAAAGTGTCTGGCAAGCCCAGAGGGTAGAGTCTTTGTAGctgagccttttttaaaaaaaaaaaaaaaccaacccaaaacaTTTCTCTGCCAAGCTGCATCTTGGAGCTCAGCAGCATCCCAGGAGAGCCAGTGATCTAGGATGAAAGCCAGTTTCAGACAAAATCTTTGCATTCATTAACCTGGACCTGAGCCAGAAACCCACCGTCCAGAGATCCCAAGCCCAGAAGTCACATGTTAACAGAGACACAGGAAGCATGGTGAGTGGGgaattgctttcctcctcctgtgtCTTTTTGGTACAAGAGTGCAATCCTGCACGCACAGTTTCAGAGCGCATTCATTACACATGGAAGTTCCCAGGTTGACTTACAGGTTTTGGTAGCAGGTGATGAGCAAGAGTTTTTGAAGAGACCCCAGGGATCCTCCTCCAATCAGAGTAGAGAGTGTTGGACTACATGGACAGATAGGCAACCATTTATGGGtctttccttccaactctacaattctatgattctttgaaaaaaacacaCTTTTTCTGCAAAGCCGTCTCCCTTAAAATATtgaatttttgtatgttattttcactctgcatttttatgcacacttcacgctggcaaatgcatttttgtgcatgttacatggctggagaaccgcattgcaaactttggtgaatttcaaaggagggctgtattccagtttgcatattgtttggaaagtgtaaattaggaagctttggctttaaatgtgaactgaatcaaatttctaccCCAGGCAGTTTTGATATGTAACAGAAATATGCatataatctttttttaaaaaaaaaaatgaaaatagttaAATCTTGAAAGTAATTAAAACGACTGCTGAATCTAAGCTGCAGCAAATGATGCACAAAGTGTGAGATTTATGGCTTGGCTGAGCAGAGAATACAACATTGTATAATTAGGGAGAGGGAATGCTATTTTCCGTGTAATGTTAAAACAGTAGAAAGAAAGATCAGTCCTTTCTACACATTAATTTGTGGAATTTGCTGTCCCAAGATGTGATGGCCACTAGTTTTAgatagttttaaaagaggattacatAAACTAATGGAGGATAAGTCTGCCAGCGACAGCTATATACTACCTCCAGGTCAGAAGCAGCACACCTCTGAATAACAGGTGCTGGGGAAGAACAAACTGCAGGGGAGAgctattgccttcatgccctgcttgtgagcttcccaaagACAtatcgcagaccctccaagttgtccctattttccagggacaatcccaaatttgcagaagctgtcctggtttctgatttgatcctggaatgtcccgcttttccttaggtcgtcctattttcatcagagaaatgttagagggtatggagttatgcgaccccaaCCAAGGAGATAAGGAGATACAACCTTTCGAAGACaacggaaggcagccctgtatagtttttatatatgttggaagccacccagagtgactggggcaacccaatcagatgagtggggaataaataaatgatggtgattatggaataggacatccctagtttcatcagagaaatgtcggagggtatgatATCGTGGGTCACTGGTGCAAACAAGACTATAGATTAGATGGACTACCAGGCTGTACTGTGTGAGTTTGAATATGTAGTTATTATTGATTTCGTATTTTGCGCATTTGACTTCCTGGAAAGTCAGTAGCTAGAGATCCTTTTGAAAACAGTTCCTAGCCTGGTTGCTGTTGCTTGAAGCAAACGTGTCTTCATGGGCTTAATAAGCAGCACAACACCCATCGTCCATTCCACTTTATTACCGTAATGCCACATATAATTGTGGTTTCAGATTGGCTTTGGCACTACCGTGAAACAGAGTGGCTGCTCTTTTCATAGTATGGTTACAGCCAAAGGCTACCCAGTGGCTGTTGCTCAGAAAGAATGTTGTAATTTAAGCGGGCAGGATACCTAATTAAACCACAGCACGGGAGCTGCATGGTGAGGTTTTTAACAATAAAGTGAGTTGTTCTGCTATTGCACTGGGGGTCAAAACAGACAGATCTGGGCAAGGCGGTTCTGATATATAAGCAAGTATTATCCCACCACTCTGCCTGCTTGCAAGTCTGCATGCCTAAACAAAAAGAACAGAAACAGCACCATATTGCAGCAGGGCTGCCAGGGCAGTTGTCCTGAATTTATTCTACACTGCCTTCCTCAAAAAACTGGTTACCCTTCACCTGCATCAGGCAGAAAGGAGAAaaggaggggccttgaagttgtccatcaatAGTTAGTACCCGGACAGGAGGCTGAGCAGATAGTCTTCCCCATTATATCTACTTAAATTCTAGTATTTTTTCCTATATTTGCATCTATATGCATAAATTAGCACAAGTAAATTATTTGTAAATCTGTGCTGCACCTTAGTAGCCACCCTAGAAATTATTGAGATTAATCAGACCTCTATGGACAAGGTTCATTCCTCAAAGGAATGCttctcattcatttcattttaaaagccctgtacaatttcatagcttcatagaattgtagcattagaagggaccctgtggatccactagtccaaccccctgcaatgtaggaatctcagctaaggcatctCTGGCAGATGGGCCACCCAGTCTCCCCTTaagaacctccaatgaaggagagtccagcaccttctgagggagtcattTCCATCCATTGCATTCCCCTCTGTCATTTGCTTCTCTGCATTCATGGCTGGCTCTCAACATATCAGGTTAATGGCTGAGCGTTTAGGAAACATTGCTTTCTTAGAGCATTGCTCCACCATTCCTTATTACCACTCAGCATATAAgcaactgtaaaaggtaaagggacccctgaccattaggtccagtcatgaccaactctggggttgcggcgctcatcttgctttattggccgagggagccggcgtaaggcttccaggtcatgtggccagcaggactaagccgcttctggcaaaccagagcagcacatggaaatgtcgtttaccttcccgccggagcggtacctatttatctatttgcactttgacgtgctttcaaactgctaggttggcaggagcagggaccgagcaacgggagctcaccccgtcacggggatttgaaccgccgaccttctgatcagcaagccctaggctctgtggtttaacccacagcgccacccgcgtcccataagcaACTGTAGATACCCATTATTAAGTGGTGATCCTTCTATGGAGTTACTCTGGTTTGCTTTAGACAAATGATCTTCAGGATCAGGTTCGAATGAAACTGGATCAGTGTGTTGACAACAAAAGCCGACTGTGCACCATGAGGACTGGCTGGAAACTGATGACATCAcaaactcccctcctccccaaagcaaTGTTTCCGTGTTATAACAaaactgattctgcttcccttttaAGGGACACTGAATCAAATAATTGTACATGTAGGCAGCCCTTTCAAAATAAGAAGAAGGTGGATAGCCCAACTGAAACAAGGTGGGAAGGGGCAGCTTATGTACAAAACCAGctcgtttcttttctttttagccaTCTTTTGATTTGCTGGCTAGTGCAtatgttggcggggggggggggtggaattgcaGCTCATCCTGATTTATATGAAAGTTTGTGCATGCAGCGTGCACCTTTCTTACcaaaaaaattgaagaagaaaaatgaggaaGGACAGTTGCCAACAAGACCCAGATAACCTGTCTGCTACCTGAGCTGAGTAAACAAGGATTAAAATGAGGGGCGGATGTTGATACAGAGCCACAAATGTACTGACTCTCCCGTCAAGTCTCCCCACCCTCTTTGCCTCCTTTGATTCTCTCTTCCTTGCAGTCCATCTGATGCCACCCAAACCCACTGTTTGTTTTCCCATTTGTGCCGGGGCAGGAAGCTGAGCTGCCAGACAATGGGCAGACTCGCTGATGACTGCAAAAGAAAGGCAAAAAGATTTGCTGCTGTGGGTGGGTTGGCCCAAGGGGCATGTGCTCATTGCTTTAGAAGCTGCCGTCATTGTCCTGACTTTTCAACAGCCGTGAAAACAAGTACAggcaaagaaggggggggggggttgttccagTTTATTATGGACAGGagcaagaggagggggagggggggcaacagaacaaaacaaaggcaCCCAGACCTTCTGTGATGTTCTGAATCTAAGATTTCCTTAGATCCATCCTCGGTTGATAGGTAGTTTATATATATTCTAACCTAGGCAGAGAATGAGCCTTATTAGGTGCTGAAACCTCATCATTGTTTTGACATAATTGATGCATCTTTTAGAAGCACTGGGGGCCATTCTGCAGGATCAAAGAAAGCAAGCCTCAACGGCTTTTAGGATTAATGTTTGTCTCCTTAAAGAGACAAtagcactatatatatatatatatatatatttgctttcgtatatatatatatatattcacataaTGGAAGTGGAGTGGCTAGCCttgttgccggggggggggggggcgtaaagGAGACCCTTGTTCCAGATATCATGTTCACCCTTTTGTAAATGGGGAGGAAATGGGCATGAGCCCCCGGAGAGAGGCGATCACATCCTGCAAAGAGTGAATGAATAGAAGAAAAAGGAAGTTAAATAATAACATTCATGAAATGGTACGTCATAATGGGAGTAGAGGAGAACATTGCTGTTATTAGGGTTTGTATTTTGTTTAAGGACTATATGAATACTCCTGCATTTAAGTCACATAACAGAACAGCAGTCCTTTAAATATGCTTTTGGACAGAAAATATAtgctggcatatatatatatatatattaggtggAGAGTTATCATTTGTGCCCCCGATGCTTATCCTTACAGCAAACGCAGTTGCCTCTCTTTGAGCGAAGCATTGCATTTCCCACAAGTGCAAAATGTTGTGTTTTACATGCTGGGAAAATCTGGCAACTTTGCAACAGAAATGCTACGTTTTAAGAAGATGTGTAGCTTCCCCATGACCAACGAGTAGCAACTATAGGTTAATTTTGGGGAAAACCCAATGCAATAGAAGGGACTGTTGGAATTGTATAGTCTCCAACATCCCACTGATCAAAATTAGGATGCTCTTTTTTTGGGTCCCGAGCTCTCGCAGGAGCCAGCTGACACAAGACCAAAGAAAGAGTGCCTGCTTGGAATTTATTGCCTTCTGTTATAAGATTCAAGAGAACGTCAGTGTGTTCTTCCTATGGAGGCAATTGGGGATTCTTTTATATGCCTTTGAAGCAAGGGTGTTTAAGGACTACTTTGGGACACAGAGAAAAGCAAATCCTATTTTCATGTTCCACAAAGATACCTGCCAAGCCTTTTTCTCAATATAAATCACTCTGGAGTGTTAAGATCCATGCAAACTAGTTCACACCTCTGAGTGAATTATTGCCTTCTATTCCTCCTTGAATGGGTTATGTATGTTTTCAGTACTGGAGAGCTCGGAGAGTGCTCCTTCTCTTACTTATTTTGGCAGAGAATGCAGCGTCTGGGAGAAGACTGCTTTTAAAAGGCCAGGCTCAGCACCGTCTCGCTTTTTAAGCAGGTGTCAGATTATGACATGGTTTTCCCTTCTCAGGGCAACTGCTCTGCAGATGTCTCATTATTTCTAAAGAGAGCGAATGGCCTGGAAACCATTTGCCAAGGCACTTTAGGCTGCCTTGTTCTCTACAGTCAGCCTGTCctgtctcccacccaccccctttcttcTGCACTTGGCACCACTGGATATAGCCTTCTCCGTTTTAGGGGTCCATTTCCCTGCTTTTATCTGGCAACGCTCAGAGAAATCTCTGTGCTGCTCTGCTGCATTGGAATGAGGAACAAAGCTTTGCAAAAGTGCCGCAAGTCAAGCTCGGAAGAAATGGCAAAGTTGGGCATCAAAGAGCAGTGAGCGCCTAGGTTCTTGGCACAGGACGGTCAGGAGCAGAGCCTTTGAAATCAGACAATAGAAGAGCTCTGACTTAAGACAAGCAGCTACATGGGAACACCTTCCACAGTTCCTGGTGTTTCTCAACGATAGCCCAGAAAATAAACCCTTCCCCCACTTACTATATAGTTAGTGCCAGGTCATAATTTTAAGGACCAGTGGGAATGCagaatgtgtatatatatttaaattcacAGCCCCGATCCAGTTCTACCCATAAGAAGGGATGTGTGGATTtgtcaacttcagtttctcattttcccagtcttctgaCATTTTTTGCAACAATTTGCAAAATCGGTTTTGACTGGTctgttttaggggggggggaatacataagCTTCTTCATCCCAATAGGTCTTTGATATGAGCAGAGTGTTTGTTGAGCCAGTTTAAATAGTTTTGCTTTGAGtgtttggttttgggtttttttaatgtttcataattggatggctttaaaagagaattagacaaattcctggaggataaggctatcgatGGCTCCTGGCCATGATGGTTATGATCTACCTCCATGGTAGGAGAAGGTAGTGCTACTGAACAACAGTTGTTGGAAACAacgggaggggagagtgttcttatattcaggtcctgcttgcgggttttctcacaagcatctgattggccaatatgagaacaggattctggactagatgggcctgatccagcagactcttcttacgtTCTATTCTAATGGTGTTAATAACTGCCTTTATATGATGGTTTGTGTTAAGAGGTCTTAtttttgtgagccaccttgggtACCTTGTGGTAGACAGATGGTATACAAGTACATAGAAATAAGTCAATACTGACTCTGGTGTATATGACAAGACACACCTCTGCTATGAGGACTATGGTGACGGTGACTGTTACAACTGCTAGAccttccgggggtgaagtcaaaccacggTGGTTTGACTATTAACTTGTAACTGTGGCCGCCgcaaccacataacaccagtcctgagagatctgcattggctcccagtacgtttccaagcacaattcaaagtgttggtgttgacctttaaagccctaaatggcctcagtcctgtatacctgaaagagtgtctccacccccatcgttcagcctgacactgagatccagcgccgagggccttctggcgattccctcattgcgagatgtgaggttaaagggaaccagacagaggtccTTCTCAGTActgacgcccgccctgtggaacaccctcccttca
It encodes the following:
- the LOC114599432 gene encoding LOW QUALITY PROTEIN: large ribosomal subunit protein uL15-like (The sequence of the model RefSeq protein was modified relative to this genomic sequence to represent the inferred CDS: inserted 2 bases in 1 codon), which encodes MPSRLRKTKKPRGRVSHGHSRIGKHRKHPRGRDNAGGLHHHRINFDKYHPGYFGKVGMRHYQNFSPTVNLDKLWTLVSEQTRXSKFFSRKAEEKIKEVGGACVLVA